One stretch of Pseudoramibacter sp. DNA includes these proteins:
- a CDS encoding class II glutamine amidotransferase: MCELFAFSSKNPKDLTEVLTQFYARSVNQPNGWGLAEYDDAGRMCMHKSPERAVDSKVLPHLIGQGIPRKRVLGHIRLATVGSINVKNCHPFVAYDGTGREWTLVHNGTVFNSAALIRYYRRQEGETDSERLLLYLMDLIDEKTRRVGHPLDKDERFDVIQSMLASIADRNKLNLFIYDSEQFYVHANNAPAMLYYLEDKTPGDESLMFATQPFTEGDWKEVPKTRLLAFNDGKFTREGVNHHIMFHSDYYRIMLEPTHPEMDFSFL; this comes from the coding sequence ATGTGTGAATTGTTTGCATTTTCATCAAAAAACCCGAAGGACCTCACAGAAGTCCTGACCCAGTTTTACGCCAGAAGCGTCAACCAGCCCAACGGCTGGGGCCTGGCAGAATACGACGACGCGGGGCGGATGTGTATGCATAAAAGCCCGGAACGGGCGGTCGATTCAAAGGTCCTGCCTCATTTGATCGGCCAGGGCATTCCCCGCAAACGGGTCCTGGGCCACATCCGCCTGGCGACGGTGGGCAGCATCAACGTGAAAAACTGCCACCCCTTTGTGGCTTACGACGGCACCGGCCGGGAATGGACCCTGGTTCATAACGGCACGGTCTTTAACAGCGCGGCGCTGATCCGCTATTACAGACGTCAGGAAGGGGAAACGGATTCGGAACGGCTGCTGCTGTATCTGATGGACCTCATCGACGAAAAGACCCGCCGGGTCGGTCATCCCCTCGACAAAGACGAACGCTTTGACGTGATCCAGAGCATGCTCGCGTCGATCGCGGACCGGAACAAACTGAATCTCTTTATTTACGACAGCGAACAGTTTTACGTGCACGCCAACAACGCGCCGGCGATGCTGTATTACCTCGAAGACAAGACCCCGGGGGATGAATCTCTGATGTTTGCGACCCAGCCCTTTACGGAAGGAGACTGGAAAGAAGTGCCGAAGACCCGGCTTTTGGCCTTTAACGACGGGAAATTTACCCGGGAAGGGGTCAATCATCACATCATGTTCCACAGCGATTATTACCGGATCATGCTGGAACCGACCCATCCGGAAATGGATTTTTCGTTTCTTTAA
- a CDS encoding PqqD family protein, giving the protein MKKRQKQKRSRDEIIRLYEAYIPVVTEKIVKIEMADDGKVTLFVENKGVMNRIFQKIAHKPKYSQIHLDEMDSFIWPLCDGKTNIKTIAKKVRARFGKKAEPLYDRLLKFFEIVESYEFMRFMKPAD; this is encoded by the coding sequence TTGAAAAAAAGACAAAAGCAAAAACGCAGCCGGGATGAAATCATTCGCCTCTACGAGGCTTACATCCCGGTGGTCACAGAAAAAATTGTGAAAATAGAAATGGCTGACGACGGCAAAGTCACCCTCTTTGTCGAAAACAAAGGGGTGATGAACCGCATTTTTCAGAAAATTGCCCACAAGCCGAAATATTCGCAGATTCACCTCGACGAAATGGACAGCTTCATCTGGCCCTTGTGCGACGGCAAGACGAACATCAAGACCATCGCCAAGAAAGTCCGCGCCCGATTCGGCAAAAAGGCCGAGCCTCTGTACGACCGGCTGCTGAAGTTTTTTGAAATCGTCGAAAGCTACGAATTCATGCGCTTTATGAAACCCGCAGACTAA
- a CDS encoding OPT family oligopeptide transporter yields MNENNSGFKPYIPAEKIVPEMTVFSVVMGAVLAVVFGAANAYLGLRVGMTVSASIPAAVISMGIIRMVLHRDSILENNIVQTVGSAGESLAAGAIFTLPAMFLWAKEGVMGKPGLIEIMIICMIGGLLGVFFMVPLRNALIVKEHGVLPYPEGTACAEVLLAGEKGGSAASTVFAGLGIASGFKFLIDGLKLVPSEMNTPSKGIGGYAGQIGTQIYPAVFSVGYICGPKISSYMFCGGVISWLFIIPLIVLFGGKTVMYPGTTTIAKMFAAGGVSQIWSSYVRYIGAGALAAGGVISLIKALPMIVTTFRDSMKDLAQGQGSSMLRTNQNLSMKTVITWIIILIVLTAVLPQIPVGIGGAVLIVVFGFFFAAVSSRMVGIVGSSNNPVSGMAIATLLFSTIILKATGTTGAAGMKAAIAIGTVICVIAAIAGDTSQDLKTGYLVGATPKKQQIGEIIGVIVSAIAIGGVLYLLNAAWGFGTKELAAPQAVLMKMIIEGVMGGQLPWGLVISGAAFAVVVEILGIPVLPFAIGMYLPVQLNACIMVGGLVRLFFDRRKYKDEADKKTTVNRGILYCSGMIAGEGIVGILLAVFAVLGVADKIDLSGVLNLSPAAGFAGSLIFFAVMIALTVMFTKGKKEAPEKAE; encoded by the coding sequence ATGAACGAGAACAATTCTGGTTTTAAGCCGTACATCCCGGCCGAAAAAATCGTGCCGGAAATGACGGTGTTTTCAGTGGTCATGGGGGCTGTCCTGGCCGTCGTCTTTGGCGCAGCCAATGCCTACCTGGGCCTGCGTGTCGGGATGACGGTTTCCGCCTCTATTCCGGCGGCGGTCATTTCCATGGGGATCATCCGCATGGTGCTGCACCGCGATTCTATTCTGGAAAACAACATCGTCCAGACTGTCGGGTCTGCCGGGGAATCCTTAGCTGCAGGGGCGATCTTCACCCTGCCGGCGATGTTTTTGTGGGCCAAGGAAGGGGTTATGGGCAAACCGGGCCTCATCGAAATCATGATCATCTGCATGATCGGCGGGCTCCTCGGGGTCTTCTTCATGGTGCCCCTGCGCAACGCCCTCATCGTCAAGGAACACGGGGTGCTCCCTTATCCTGAAGGCACAGCCTGCGCAGAAGTGCTCCTCGCCGGCGAAAAAGGCGGCAGCGCCGCTTCGACGGTATTTGCCGGTCTCGGCATTGCCTCAGGATTTAAATTCTTAATTGACGGTCTGAAGCTCGTTCCGAGCGAAATGAACACCCCGAGCAAGGGGATCGGCGGCTACGCCGGCCAGATCGGCACACAGATTTATCCGGCGGTCTTCTCCGTGGGCTATATCTGCGGACCGAAGATTTCTTCCTACATGTTCTGCGGCGGCGTCATTTCCTGGCTGTTCATCATTCCCTTGATCGTCCTGTTCGGCGGCAAGACCGTCATGTATCCGGGCACGACCACGATTGCAAAGATGTTTGCCGCAGGGGGCGTCAGCCAGATCTGGAGCTCCTACGTCCGCTACATCGGCGCCGGCGCCCTGGCTGCCGGCGGGGTCATCTCCCTGATTAAAGCCCTGCCGATGATCGTCACCACCTTCAGAGATTCGATGAAAGACCTCGCTCAGGGTCAGGGTTCCAGCATGCTGCGGACCAACCAGAACCTGAGCATGAAGACGGTTATCACCTGGATCATCATCCTCATCGTCCTGACCGCGGTGCTGCCCCAGATTCCCGTGGGCATCGGCGGCGCGGTCCTCATCGTCGTCTTCGGCTTCTTCTTCGCCGCCGTCTCTTCCCGCATGGTCGGGATCGTCGGCTCGTCCAACAACCCGGTTTCCGGGATGGCCATCGCGACCCTGTTATTCTCAACCATTATCTTAAAAGCGACCGGCACCACCGGCGCAGCGGGCATGAAGGCAGCCATCGCCATCGGCACCGTCATCTGCGTCATCGCGGCCATCGCTGGAGATACTTCTCAGGATTTGAAGACCGGCTATCTCGTCGGCGCGACGCCGAAAAAACAGCAGATCGGCGAAATCATCGGTGTCATCGTCTCGGCCATCGCCATCGGCGGCGTCCTCTATCTGCTCAACGCGGCCTGGGGCTTCGGCACCAAAGAACTCGCGGCGCCGCAGGCCGTGCTCATGAAAATGATCATCGAAGGGGTCATGGGCGGCCAGCTGCCCTGGGGTCTCGTGATCTCCGGCGCGGCCTTTGCGGTTGTCGTCGAAATTCTCGGCATTCCGGTGCTGCCTTTCGCCATCGGGATGTACCTGCCGGTGCAGCTCAACGCGTGCATCATGGTCGGCGGACTGGTGCGCCTCTTCTTCGACCGCAGAAAATACAAGGATGAAGCAGACAAGAAAACCACCGTCAACCGCGGCATTCTGTACTGCTCCGGCATGATCGCTGGGGAAGGCATCGTGGGCATCCTCCTGGCCGTGTTCGCGGTTCTCGGCGTTGCCGACAAGATCGATTTGTCCGGGGTTCTGAACTTAAGTCCGGCGGCCGGCTTTGCCGGTTCCCTGATCTTCTTCGCTGTCATGATCGCGCTGACCGTGATGTTCACCAAGGGCAAAAAAGAAGCGCCTGAAAAGGCAGAATAA
- a CDS encoding Sapep family Mn(2+)-dependent dipeptidase: MNETVNAWLDAHLPDMIADIKALCAINSVEGEPEDGKPFGDGPYQSLNKALELAKNYGFAVTNYDNYVGTADYDQDLPRTLDILCHTDVVPAGEGWTVTDPFKVIEKDGRLYGRGVSDDKGPLVAALYAMRALKENGVKLKKGVRFIMGANEETGSHDIAHYYATEPEAEMTFSPDANFPIINIEKGQFKGILSKDCAEDKTLPRVLSLDAGIAFNAVPQKAVIRFEGLDIDANQNILDDVAAQCEVKIEKTGDDEVTIIGHSAHASTPEDGRNAGLAAMILISKLPLYPSEMQKTVSQIPKLFPYGVTDGSGIGIKMADEDSHDLTCTLDLYHVDPTHAEFTFDARTPVMATKENCEAVAAKTVQDAGFDWSTPGMIPPHVVPKDSDFVQKLLASYEAVTGKKGECIAIGGGTYVHELKNGVAFGAVFDGVDTRMHGADEFFDLDNLLTAAKIYADAIVRLCA; the protein is encoded by the coding sequence ATGAACGAAACAGTCAATGCGTGGCTCGATGCCCATTTGCCGGATATGATCGCCGACATCAAGGCGCTGTGTGCCATCAATTCTGTCGAAGGCGAACCCGAAGACGGCAAGCCTTTCGGCGACGGCCCTTACCAGAGCTTGAATAAAGCCCTGGAACTGGCGAAGAATTACGGCTTCGCCGTGACCAATTACGACAATTACGTCGGCACTGCCGATTATGACCAGGATCTGCCGAGAACCCTCGACATTTTGTGCCACACCGACGTCGTGCCCGCCGGCGAAGGCTGGACGGTCACCGACCCCTTTAAGGTCATCGAAAAAGACGGCCGCCTCTACGGCCGCGGCGTCAGCGATGACAAGGGGCCCCTCGTCGCCGCCCTGTACGCGATGCGCGCTCTCAAAGAAAACGGCGTGAAACTCAAAAAAGGCGTGCGCTTCATCATGGGGGCCAACGAAGAAACCGGCTCCCACGACATCGCCCACTACTACGCGACGGAACCTGAAGCAGAAATGACCTTCTCTCCGGACGCGAACTTCCCGATCATCAACATCGAAAAGGGACAGTTCAAGGGCATCCTCTCCAAAGACTGTGCTGAAGACAAAACCCTGCCCCGGGTTTTGAGCCTCGACGCCGGGATCGCCTTCAACGCGGTGCCCCAGAAAGCGGTGATCCGCTTCGAAGGCCTGGATATCGACGCCAATCAAAACATTCTCGACGATGTCGCCGCCCAGTGCGAAGTGAAAATTGAAAAGACCGGCGATGACGAAGTCACCATTATCGGCCACTCCGCCCACGCCTCGACGCCGGAAGACGGCCGCAACGCCGGCCTGGCCGCGATGATTTTGATTTCAAAGCTGCCGCTCTATCCTTCCGAAATGCAGAAGACCGTGAGCCAGATTCCGAAGCTCTTCCCCTACGGGGTCACCGACGGCTCCGGCATCGGCATCAAGATGGCGGATGAAGACTCTCACGACCTGACGTGCACCCTCGACCTGTATCACGTCGACCCGACCCACGCCGAATTTACCTTTGACGCCCGCACGCCCGTCATGGCGACCAAAGAAAACTGCGAAGCTGTCGCAGCAAAGACTGTTCAGGACGCCGGTTTTGACTGGTCGACTCCGGGGATGATTCCGCCCCACGTGGTGCCAAAGGATTCTGACTTTGTGCAGAAGCTTCTGGCCTCTTACGAAGCGGTCACCGGCAAAAAGGGCGAATGCATCGCCATCGGCGGCGGCACCTACGTCCATGAACTGAAAAACGGCGTGGCCTTCGGCGCAGTTTTCGACGGCGTCGATACCCGCATGCACGGCGCAGACGAATTCTTCGATCTGGACAATCTGCTCACCGCAGCGAAAATTTACGCCGATGCGATTGTCCGTTTGTGCGCCTAA
- a CDS encoding NAD(P)-dependent oxidoreductase: protein MQNQKPVKLIAYGCRDDEMPTLKAFQNREDLELKIVEAHLSTDNVCLAEGFDGVSIEGLSQSDAAIFKALAGYGIHYFSTRTAGYNRLDLAAAKKYQIHCANVHYSPYSVAEYTVMLMLACLRKFIHIIARSAVMDYSLAGMQGRELHNMTVGIVGMGHIGKTVAKCLSGFGCRLISYTPHPTAETDALAKAVSKETLFKEADIITLHTPLTQDNYHMIDKDVIAQMKDGVVIINTARGGLINTWDLIDAVESGKVSAVGIDSFEHEENVIQIDHESSLIHNRSLLALKAYPNVIVSPHAAFYTDQSSKDMVTVSLNGLMAWLRGENNPNEIAY from the coding sequence ATGCAAAATCAAAAACCAGTCAAACTCATCGCCTACGGCTGCCGGGACGATGAAATGCCAACTTTAAAAGCCTTTCAAAACCGGGAAGATTTAGAACTGAAGATCGTCGAGGCACATTTAAGCACCGACAATGTTTGCCTCGCCGAAGGTTTTGACGGCGTGTCCATCGAAGGGCTGAGCCAGTCGGACGCCGCGATTTTTAAGGCCCTCGCCGGGTACGGCATTCATTATTTTTCGACCCGCACCGCCGGCTACAACCGCTTGGATCTCGCGGCGGCGAAAAAATACCAGATTCACTGCGCCAACGTGCATTATTCGCCTTACAGCGTCGCCGAGTACACCGTGATGCTCATGCTGGCCTGTCTGCGCAAGTTTATTCACATTATCGCCAGATCAGCGGTCATGGATTATTCCCTGGCGGGCATGCAGGGCCGGGAGCTGCACAACATGACCGTCGGCATCGTCGGCATGGGCCATATCGGCAAAACCGTGGCCAAATGTTTGTCGGGGTTCGGCTGCCGCCTCATTTCCTACACGCCGCATCCGACAGCGGAAACCGACGCCCTGGCCAAAGCCGTCTCGAAAGAAACCCTGTTCAAAGAAGCAGACATCATCACCCTGCACACACCACTGACTCAAGACAATTACCACATGATCGACAAAGACGTCATTGCCCAAATGAAGGACGGGGTGGTGATCATCAACACGGCCCGGGGCGGCCTCATCAACACCTGGGATCTCATCGACGCCGTGGAAAGCGGCAAGGTCAGCGCTGTGGGCATTGACTCCTTCGAACACGAAGAAAACGTGATCCAGATCGACCACGAAAGCAGTTTGATCCACAACCGCAGCCTGCTCGCCCTGAAAGCCTACCCCAATGTCATCGTCTCGCCCCACGCGGCATTTTACACCGATCAGTCGTCCAAAGACATGGTCACTGTCTCCCTTAACGGTTTGATGGCCTGGCTTCGCGGCGAAAACAATCCCAACGAAATCGCGTATTAA